CATATACTTCTCACGAAGCTCACGCGCTACCGGTCCGAAAATACGGGTCCCGATGGGGTTAAGCTTCTCGTCCACAAGCACCACGGCGTTGTTGTCAAACCGAAGGGCCGAACCATCAGAACGGCGGATCGGCTGGCATGTCCGGACAATAATTGCCCGGCAAACCTGCCCTTTTTTTACCAATCCCGTCGGCTGGGCCTCTTGGACCGCAACCCGGATCAAATCACCGATGTGAGCATACATCTTACGCTGCCCGATGATCCGGAAGCAACGCACGCGCCGCGCTCCGGTATTATCTGCAACATCAAGGTTTGTTTCTTCTTGAATCATGGTCGTTCACCCAGTTACTGGCGTTTAGCCGTTTCCACAATTTCGAGGAGACGCCACCGTTTAAGTTTGCTCAACGGACGCGTCTCAACGATCCGTACCTTATCGCCAACTTTGGCTTTGTTCTCTTCGTCATGCGCATGATACTTCTTGGCCTGCGTCATCTCTTTCCCGTAGAGGGGATGACGGGTCGTCCGTTCCACGCGCACCACAATGGTCTTTTGCATCGCCGAGCTGACAACAATGCCAGTACGTTCTTTGCGAAGCGCTCGATTGGTTTCCGTGTCTGCCATAATCATCAACCTTGCTGGCGACGCCGTTCGCTCATCACCGTCTGCGCACGGGCAATATCCCGACGCAAACTCTTGATACGCGACGGCTGCTCGATCTGGCTCGCCGATTTACGAATTTTCAACGTGCGCAATTCCTTCTCCATGTCGGAGCATTGCTGCACGAGTTCTTCTTTGTTATTTTCTCTCAGTTTAGCGGCCTTCATAGCGTCCGCACCCCTGTCCTGTTTGGCCCGTATTAGTGGTGCCGTTTAACAAACATTGTCCGAATCGGCAACTTTGCCGCCGCCAGACGCAACGATTCTTTAGCCAACTGCTCCGAAACACCGTCCACTTCGAACATCATGGTTCCGGGCAAAATCACAGCGACCCAAAACTCAGGATCACCTTTCCCCTTACCCTGCCGGGTCTCAAGAGGCTTCTTACTCACCGGTTTGTCCGGGAAGATGCGCAACCACACCTTGCCACGCCGCTTCATATTGCGATTCATGGCCACGCGACAGGCTTCGATCTGGTTGGCTTTAACCCAAGCCCGATCAAGCGCCTTCAACCCGTACTCACCAAAGGCGAGAGAATTCCCTGATTGCGCGTTTCCCTTGCGGGATCCCCTGTGCACCATGCGGTGCTTCACGCGTTTAGGCATAAGCGGCATTGGATCGTCCCCTTACTGCCTTTTCAGGCTCATCCTTCTCTTTGCAGATCCACGTTTTCACGCCAATTTTACCTGCGGTCGTCTGCGCTTCAGCAAAACCGTAGTCGATATTGGCACGCAGGGTATGCAGCGGGATCGTTCCCTCCTTATACCATTCCACGCGGGAAAGTTCGGCGCCACCCAGGCGGCCGGACACCTTGATCCGGATCCCCTTGACACCCAATTCCATCGCCATCTTGATGGCGCGCTTCATCGCCCGGCGGAACGACACGCGTCGTTCCATCTGCAGCGCCACGCTCTCAGCCACCAGCTGGGCATTGGTGTCAGGACTCCGGATCTCACGGATCTCGAGGTAGATTTCCTTGCCCGTCAACTTCGCGATTTCCTCGCGAATACGGTCCAAGTCCTGTCCTTTACGCCCGATGACAATACCCGGTCTGGCGGTACAAATCGTGACTCTAACACGATTCGCGTAGCGTTCAATAATGATCTCGGCAACCGCCGCTGCATCGAGACGTTTCTTTACAAGATCACGGATCGTCAGATCCTCATTCAGCAGGGTGCCGAACGTGCGCTTATCCGCAAACCAGCGCGACTTCCAAGCCTTGCTGACCGCAATCCTTAATCCAATCGGATTGATTTTCTGTCCCAAAACGATGCTCCTTTCACGTCATCCGGTATTTACCGGTCACTTACCATCCGACAACACGATTGTAATGTGGCTGGTTCGTTTCCGAATCCGGCTCACCATGCCACGCGAACGCGCCCAAAAACGCTTCATCGCAGGACCTTCACCAATCGTGGCCTCTTTTACTCTCAGGTCGTCAGCCAACAGCTTAGCATTGTTTTCAGCATTTGCGACAGCGGAACGAATTGTCTTCTCCAACTGCCTCGCTGCCTTACGCTCGCTGAACTCGACCGTCTTAATTGCATCAGCCACAGGCATGCCCTGAATCGCCCGCGCCATATCACGCGCTTTTCGCGGTGACAACCGAACATACTTGGTTATTGCTTTAACTTCCATTAACTCGCTCCTAGTTCTTCGATCCGGCAGCCAAAACCACCCGATCCTGAACTTTGGGTAACTCCCGGCCCACATTCTGAATTACGGCACCGGCGATGGCCGACCGAGAATCCACAACCCGAACCGTCGCCACGGACTTATCCCCACTTATCACATCAAACATCAGCCCGGGTTTGACCCCGTCCCGACGTCCTCCGTTGAGGATGACCATGCCCAACTCTTTGTTAACATCCAAAATCAGATATTTCTTATCCCTCAATATCGCCGATCCGCCCAGTCTTTCACTCGACGTCTCGTCCGCCTCATGGGCCCGGGTTTCCAACCGCGCCTTTAACCCATCACATTCCATTTTCGCCGAAACCAACGCCTCACTCAAGCTCTGCACCTGGCGTCTCAGGACCTTCACCTCTCCCACGTCCCGATCGTCCTCCGAGGCTGAACACGCCGCCACCAGTACCGCTACGAGTATGCCCGCACAGACCAGTCCAGAACTCCTATCCGGGCCGAGCGCGCTCATCCGTTACTTGGCAACAGTTTTATCCGTGTGCGTCCCGTGCTTGCGGAAGATCCGCGTGGGGGCGAACTCACCCAGGCGATGACCCACCATATACTCCGTAATATAGACCGGCATATGCAATTTGCCGTTATGAACAGCCAGCGTGTGCCCGACGAATTCGGGGGCAATCATGGAACGGCGTGACCACGTTTTAACAACGCGTTTCTCGCCTGCGCGGTTCATCTTCTCAACCCGCTCCAGCAGCTTTTCATCAACAAACGGCCCTTTTTTAAGTGAACGGCCCATGGTTTACTTTCTCCGACTAAGAATAAATTTTTTCGACGCCTTCCGTCTCGCCCGAGTCTTTTTGCCCTTCGTGAGCTGACCCCACGGCGTCACAGGGTGACCACCGCCAGACGTACGACCTTCACCACCACCCATCGGGTGATCCACCGGGTTCATCGCCACACCACGCACGGTCGGACGAATCCCCTTCCAGCGTTTGCGCCCGGCTTTGCCAAGCTTAACACCATTATGATCAATATTACCAACCTGACCAATCGTCGCCATGCAATTGGCGTTAATCAACCGGATCTCGCCGGACGGCAACTTCACACTGGCGTAGCCGGTTTCACGGGCCATCAACTGCGCCGTCTGTCCCGCACTGCGAACCAATTGCGCCCCGCCCCCGACCGTCAATTCAATATTATGGATCGGCAACCCGAGCGGAATTTTAGCCAGCGGCATCATGTTCCCCGTAACCGGCTCGACATCCGGACCCGACATGACAATCGCGCCGACTTCCAAGCCAGCCGGAGCCAGGATATAGCGTTTTTCCCCGTCCCGATAAGCTAACAGGGCGATATTGGCGGAACGATTCGGATCATATTCAATGGCCTGAACCTTGGCAGGAATGCCAATCTTATTCCGCTTAAAATCAATCAGACGGAACTTACGTTTATGTCCGCCCCCGCGGTGTCGGATGGTTACCCGGCCGGCGGAATTACGTCCCGCCTGTGATTTCTGGGCCCGCGTCAAAGACCGTTCGGGCTTGCTCTTCGTAATCTCATCAAACGCAGAGAGCTTGGTGTTACGCAAACTCGGCGTTGTAGGTTTGTAGCTTTTAAGCGCCATGTCGTGCTTCCTATTCCAAATCGATCTTATCGCCAGCCTTCAAGGTTACCACGGCCCGTTTCCAATCGGCTTTTTTGCCGTAATGAAGGGTCCGCTCACGGCGTTTCTTGCCATCGTAGTTCATGGTGTTGACCTTGACTACCTTAACCTTGAAAAAATCTTCAATCGCCAATTTAATCTCAAGTTTGTTGGCCGCCGGGTCCACCTTAAAGAGATACTTGTTCTGGGCAGCCAGCAACGATCCCTTTTCGGTAATGTGCAATCCCCGTACCGCTGAAAGCGCATTCTTCATGATTTACTCCCTGCTTCACCCTCAAGCCGCAAGCGCAGCCCGTCCATGCCGGCACGCGTCACCACCGTCACGGGATAGCGGATCAGCTGGAACGTGCTCACGTCTTTGGCCGTCGTCACTTCGACATTAGTTAAATTGCGGAGGGCGCACACCAGATTTTTGTCCATTACATCAACGACCACCAGCGCGCCTTTTGTCAGACCAAGGGATTTCAGCAAACCTGAAGCTATCTTGGTTTTCGGCTCTGCGAACGTCAGCTGATCCAGCACCCGGACGCGATCTTCGCGCAC
The DNA window shown above is from bacterium and carries:
- the rplN gene encoding 50S ribosomal protein L14, with the protein product MIQEETNLDVADNTGARRVRCFRIIGQRKMYAHIGDLIRVAVQEAQPTGLVKKGQVCRAIIVRTCQPIRRSDGSALRFDNNAVVLVDEKLNPIGTRIFGPVARELREKYMKIVSLAPEVL
- the rpsQ gene encoding 30S ribosomal protein S17, whose protein sequence is MIMADTETNRALRKERTGIVVSSAMQKTIVVRVERTTRHPLYGKEMTQAKKYHAHDEENKAKVGDKVRIVETRPLSKLKRWRLLEIVETAKRQ
- the rpmC gene encoding 50S ribosomal protein L29, with translation MKAAKLRENNKEELVQQCSDMEKELRTLKIRKSASQIEQPSRIKSLRRDIARAQTVMSERRRQQG
- the rplP gene encoding 50S ribosomal protein L16, with the protein product MPLMPKRVKHRMVHRGSRKGNAQSGNSLAFGEYGLKALDRAWVKANQIEACRVAMNRNMKRRGKVWLRIFPDKPVSKKPLETRQGKGKGDPEFWVAVILPGTMMFEVDGVSEQLAKESLRLAAAKLPIRTMFVKRHH
- the rpsC gene encoding 30S ribosomal protein S3 — its product is MGQKINPIGLRIAVSKAWKSRWFADKRTFGTLLNEDLTIRDLVKKRLDAAAVAEIIIERYANRVRVTICTARPGIVIGRKGQDLDRIREEIAKLTGKEIYLEIREIRSPDTNAQLVAESVALQMERRVSFRRAMKRAIKMAMELGVKGIRIKVSGRLGGAELSRVEWYKEGTIPLHTLRANIDYGFAEAQTTAGKIGVKTWICKEKDEPEKAVRGRSNAAYA
- the rplV gene encoding 50S ribosomal protein L22, producing the protein MEVKAITKYVRLSPRKARDMARAIQGMPVADAIKTVEFSERKAARQLEKTIRSAVANAENNAKLLADDLRVKEATIGEGPAMKRFWARSRGMVSRIRKRTSHITIVLSDGK
- the rpsS gene encoding 30S ribosomal protein S19 codes for the protein MGRSLKKGPFVDEKLLERVEKMNRAGEKRVVKTWSRRSMIAPEFVGHTLAVHNGKLHMPVYITEYMVGHRLGEFAPTRIFRKHGTHTDKTVAK
- the rplB gene encoding 50S ribosomal protein L2; protein product: MALKSYKPTTPSLRNTKLSAFDEITKSKPERSLTRAQKSQAGRNSAGRVTIRHRGGGHKRKFRLIDFKRNKIGIPAKVQAIEYDPNRSANIALLAYRDGEKRYILAPAGLEVGAIVMSGPDVEPVTGNMMPLAKIPLGLPIHNIELTVGGGAQLVRSAGQTAQLMARETGYASVKLPSGEIRLINANCMATIGQVGNIDHNGVKLGKAGRKRWKGIRPTVRGVAMNPVDHPMGGGEGRTSGGGHPVTPWGQLTKGKKTRARRKASKKFILSRRK
- the rplW gene encoding 50S ribosomal protein L23, yielding MKNALSAVRGLHITEKGSLLAAQNKYLFKVDPAANKLEIKLAIEDFFKVKVVKVNTMNYDGKKRRERTLHYGKKADWKRAVVTLKAGDKIDLE